CGGGGCCCCTGGCGATATCTGCCCCCATATACAATTTAAATTTCCGGGCCAGCAGATACCGGAATCCGGTGCCGTAACTATAGTTCCAGCCGGCTTCCCCGAAAGAGGAATATTCATCAAAGGCTTTACCTACGCCGGTAAAAAACACGGCGCTCCACCTGTGAAATACATTCCAGCGTTGTTCCGTTTCTACCAGCATATTCACATTCCCCTGATAACGTCCTTTAGGAATACCCCGCAAGTCGAGGGAAGGCTTGAAATAAAAGGGGATATCTCCAAACACCTGCTGCATATCTCCCCGAAATGCACAAACCCATTTATCCTTGTGTCCAATGGGGATGTACTGGTATACAAAGCCACTGAGATGTGTATAGTCAAAATCACTTCCGAAAATATGGCTGGAGAAATTAGCATCTACATGCAGCTTGGTTCCTTTACCCGGTGTAAATACATTGTCTCTTTTATCATACTCAATCAATACCCCGGGAATACTGCTGATGTTATCCATTTCCTTTGGTTTAAAAAGAGAATCCGGAAGAATGGATTTCTCCAGGCGGGCAGTAGTTTTGGTAAAAACATATTGTAACCCCGCCGACCAGTTGGAATAGCCCAGCTGTCTTTGTAACCGCAGGAAAGCGGGGATGCTTTTGATATTCACACCAAATTCAGTTTCTCCTTTTACCGGTAATGTTTTATAGAAATTGAGGTTCAGATCCAGGTAAGCTGCAAAAACTTTGTAGCTCATTCTCCATTTGATGATACTACCACTCCTTCCCAATCCGGCACCCCAGCTTTTGCTGGCGGTATAAAAACCAAAGCCTCCGGTAATATCCGGTGGTATGGGCGCCATATTTTTATGCGCTTTCAACATAGCCGGTTGCTGGCGTTTACGCAATAAAACCGGTGCAATAGCCCCGCCAAAGCCCACTGCAGGCTCGGTTATCAGCACCGGTACCGGTACAAATCCATTTGCATTAATGATCCAGTCGCTGAAATCTATGGCATGATCCAGGGAATCACGCAGGCTGAACGTCCATTTTCCGTGTAGCGTATCCTGCGCAAAAACATGGTTCCACAAAGTCATACAGCCACCTACCAATAACATGCATGTAATCCTGATGAGCATTCCGGTTTTATTTTAAATTCTATTGTTGTGCAACGGGTTTACTGCGTGTAAACACCTGTCTCTCTGCTTCCAGTTCTTTTATAAAAGGCAATCCTTTTTGTATATACACTCTTGAAGATTGTTCCAGGTAGCTATCCAGCTGAAAGAACTTAGCCGCCCTGTTGGCGCCCAGTACCTTGTTCATTTTGCGGAAGTACCGTATCTGCAACCGTCCGAATTCCTGGTCGTTATTGATAAGCTGCCTGGTCAATGAATTCATTTTGCGCTCGTCCAGGGAAGAAAATTCCTGGTTATACATCCTTAGCAATGCCACCCGTTCCGCGAGCCAGGGTGTTTTCTCTTTTTCATATTCCAACAAGGCGTCTCCGAATGTTTTTTCTTCTATCATGGATATCTGAAGAAAATCTTTCATTAGTACCGCCCTGTTTTTGCCAAAGACTTCCGGTACACAATCATACTCACTTGTGCCCAGGGCTGCTGTGTCCTGTGCAAACAGGCGGAGTGTTGCACTCAGTCCTATCAGCAAACAAAAAATGTTTTTCATGTGCGCTCATTTAAAAGGTTATCGTTTCCGTTGAAACCCACCGCTGCTATGTTGCGGACGCTGGGCAGACCGCTGGAAGTTTTCCGTTCGCTGCATACCCCGTTGCCGTTGCTGAAACTGCTGCTCCATATTTCGCTGCTGACCGGCATCCCGGCTGGGTTGCCAGCGGTTACCTTCCCTTTGCTGCCATTCTCCGGCCTTGTTACGTTGGAATACATTTCCGTTCCTGTCTGCCTGTATATTATTGGCCCGCTGTAAAGTATTGTTACGGGTAGCGCCGGATAAGTTACCCTGGGTATTGCGGGAAACCCTGCCCTGGGTGGCGCCGGAGAGGTTATTGCTGCGGTTTATTATGTTATTATTATTGCCGGGCCTGTTCAGCTCCCTGTCACGCGTTACAACATCCGTGCGATGATTGTAAATATTATTAGTACGATTTGCATACACCCGGTTATTATTGATGTTGATATTATTCACCACCACCGGACGGGGGCCATATACGTGCGGATAGGGATAAAAGAAAGGCGGGCGGTATACAGGAGGCCCCCACCATCCGCCACCACCCATGTTGAAGCCTATACCAAAATGAAAGGCGCCCACATTTACGCCGATGCCCATACTCCATCCGGTCCATGGATTGTATGACATCCTGAAACCCCATGTAACCGGGCGGGGATAATACATGCTACCATACCAGGGAGCATAAGGAAACCCTGTTCCAAACACCACTGTGGGACCGGCTACATAACAACCTGTATAGCCGGGTGTATAGCCCATATAGATCACGGTGGGTGTTACATCATAGATGTATACATACTTGGTATTGTATACCGGTGAGCTGGGTGGTACCTTGCTGATATCCGCCGGCCTGGTGGTAGCCGGGGCCCAGGGACCATTGGGGCTCTTGCCGGTAAACCATACGCCTTTGTCTACCACATAGTAAATGTTGCCCTCTTTCAATACGGTGGACGCCGTATTCAGGGCATATTCCAGCTGGGTACCTGAGATGACCTGGAATTTTGGCGCGCCGTCATAGGTGACACTGGTGGTCGCTTTTTTACGGTCTACTTTTGCGGTTTGCGGGATTTGTGTATCCATCACGGCTTCCTTTGCAGCAGCGGTTCCGGGCACACTGGCCAGTACCACATCCTTTGCGCTGCCTTCGGGTATTTTTGCAAAATCAGCGGGTAGTTTTTCCGGCGCCATGTATTCCCAGGGTCCATGCAGGTTGCGCGACATATACCATCTGCCGGATAATAAAACATAGTATTCCTGGGTGCTGATCTGCATGAAAATATTGTCCGCAGAATTGGACATGTATAGCAAGCCGGTACCAGGTACCGGCGCAAAATCAGGCGTACCGCTGCATTGAATGAGTTCTGCCGGATGCAGGCTCACAACTATCTGTGGCAGGGAATCCAAAGGAACAGGCGATACTTTATTATCAGCTGTTACCTGCTGTTCCACTTTTTTAATCGCTGCAGGAGGATTGGCAATATAGGCCCAGTTACCGGTAACGGTTTGCGCATCAAACCATCTTCCGGCTACAAACAGGTAATACTTATGACTATTTTTATCCTGTACGATCAGGAATGGTGTGTTTACGATTCTTTCCAGGCCCAGCTTTTTATCCGCTTCCAGCCGGGGATCACCATCGATCAGGACTAACAGGGAATTTTGTTCTTTGAAGATAATCTCCGGAGGGTCATTTTTAAAACCGGCGCCTGCCTCGCCCCCATTCTCATTTAATACAGCCAGTAATTTGTCGAGAGAGATATCATAATTATGTTTAGGCAGTTCCTTTTCCAATACTTTTTTAAACTGCTGAAGCTTTGTGGAATCAGCATTTCCGGGGAATTTCACCGCAGACACCTGCAGCTTTTCCAGGGTAACCATCCGTTTGTCCCTGTCTGTATTAACAATAGCATCCAGCCATACCGCACCAAAAACAGGGTCGCTTCCCTTCTTTTCAAATGATACAGCCGCGATTGCCGTAAGCTTATTACCGGCAAAAGACTGAGGCTGGGGTTGATATACCACTATAGTACCCTGCGACGTAGGAATGGTGCAGGGCCATTGTTCTCTTGCCGCCGTGTATAGTGGAATCAGCAGACAAATAATCCAGGCGTTTTTTTTAAGGAGCATCATATGCGAACACTTTCCGTTTTGGAAATAGTTTAAAACACGCATTCACAAAGGGTATTGGAGATTCCAACCCGTTTATAAATGCCGCAGATGATGATGGTAATTGTTATGCTGAGGAGGTATATTTTTAAAAAACATCACGAACAGCAAAATAGTTTGAATAAAAAAAAATAACCCGGAAGAATGGCCGCCGAACTTTTTTTAAAAAAAATTTATTCTAATTAAAACTTTTTCAAAAAACTGTTGTTGAATAGGGAAGACACAACAAAAAGACACAACATCCTTGATAATCCATGATCATTAAACTGTAGTACTTTATGAAAAACTCAAAATGATAATAACCATCAGTTAATTACCAAAATCCGTTTCTTAAGCATAGCAATAGTTATCATCCTGTTACTTGTTACTGCCCGTGGCCCGTAGATATAGGTGTATTTTACCAGTACCTGGTAAGCGTATCCGATCATCTACCCGTTCCGGTAAGGAAGGTGGTATG
The Chitinophaga sp. MM2321 DNA segment above includes these coding regions:
- a CDS encoding BamA/TamA family outer membrane protein, encoding MLIRITCMLLVGGCMTLWNHVFAQDTLHGKWTFSLRDSLDHAIDFSDWIINANGFVPVPVLITEPAVGFGGAIAPVLLRKRQQPAMLKAHKNMAPIPPDITGGFGFYTASKSWGAGLGRSGSIIKWRMSYKVFAAYLDLNLNFYKTLPVKGETEFGVNIKSIPAFLRLQRQLGYSNWSAGLQYVFTKTTARLEKSILPDSLFKPKEMDNISSIPGVLIEYDKRDNVFTPGKGTKLHVDANFSSHIFGSDFDYTHLSGFVYQYIPIGHKDKWVCAFRGDMQQVFGDIPFYFKPSLDLRGIPKGRYQGNVNMLVETEQRWNVFHRWSAVFFTGVGKAFDEYSSFGEAGWNYSYGTGFRYLLARKFKLYMGADIARGPEQWGFYVQFGSAWLK